Proteins from one Danaus plexippus chromosome 2, MEX_DaPlex, whole genome shotgun sequence genomic window:
- the LOC116779620 gene encoding neural retina-specific leucine zipper protein-like — translation MVEHTQVDCSQSGAMQTLTPQPHRDADDDQLADEYVQNFELDHLEDHHLVKREPIRSGWHELVETLPACARACRQWPDAGPYPQPHVAIAVDPSTPPETPPAPVGRSPCRAPPVDDVLWLPHMREPLDMRTVPCGSFEEWDRREWRDQDHHLQQVGMRPESSCSAMSPRTGPHQSYQPSSCGDDLLSDDLLMTLSVRELNKRLHGFPRDDVTRLKQKRRTLKNRGYAQNCRSKRLQQRQELELANRSLQDELHLLQLQVARVTHERDVLKQRLALVGREHAVPQHAGHAPPTPHSSPEFFSEL, via the coding sequence ATGGTTGAACACACGCAGGTCGACTGCTCTCAGTCGGGTGCTATGCAAACGCTAACGCCACAACCCCATCGCGATGCCGACGACGACCAGCTCGCCGACGAATACGTACAGAATTTCGAGTTGGACCATCTCGAAGACCATCATCTAGTTAAACGGGAACCTATACGAAGTGGCTGGCACGAACTCGTGGAGACCCTACCGGCCTGTGCCCGTGCATGTCGCCAGTGGCCCGACGCCGGTCCTTACCCGCAGCCCCACGTGGCCATTGCCGTAGATCCCAGCACACCCCCGGAGACTCCACCAGCGCCAGTGGGCCGGAGTCCGTGTCGTGCGCCGCCCGTTGATGACGTGCTCTGGTTGCCTCATATGCGTGAACCTCTCGACATGCGTACCGTACCGTGTGGGAGTTTTGAGGAGTGGGACCGTAGGGAGTGGAGAGATCAGGACCATCATTTACAACAAGTCGGCATGCGGCCGGAGAGTTCGTGTTCAGCGATGTCTCCGAGGACGGGTCCGCATCAATCCTATCAGCCCTCGTCTTGTGGAGACGATCTTCTCAGTGACGACTTACTAATGACTCTGAGCGTACGAGAGCTAAACAAAAGATTACACGGCTTTCCTAGAGACGACGTTACGCggctaaaacaaaaaagacgAACACTAAAAAACCGAGGCTACGCACAGAACTGTCGGAGCAAACGGTTGCAGCAGCGGCAGGAACTGGAATTAGCAAATCGATCGCTGCAGGATGAGCTGCACCTGCTGCAGCTGCAAGTGGCTCGTGTGACACACGAAAGAGACGTGCTTAAACAGCGGTTGGCGTTAGTGGGTCGTGAGCACGCAGTTCCCCAGCACGCCGGTCATGCACCACCCACTCCACACTCGTCACCGGAGTTCTTCTCAGAGCTGTGA